A portion of the Shewanella sp. SNU WT4 genome contains these proteins:
- a CDS encoding DUF3581 family protein: MFLNKFFNERQGFIDIDAEQASLFAKSVAGDFNPIHDIDAKRFCVPGDLLFAILLMHNGLRSHMDFRFADMVPANKTLRLPAAQDCMQLLDTNDKLILQADATGDITQETRQIEQFIRRYVAFSGLNFVHIMVPLMREQGVMINADRPLVIYERMGFSLSTLDFDDIELTLVDARLSHEGKRGQVDIDFAIHANGALIGKGYKRLVLSGLRPFEEESVAAMCDEYALRTANFMVK; the protein is encoded by the coding sequence ATGTTTTTAAATAAGTTTTTTAATGAGCGCCAAGGCTTTATCGATATTGATGCAGAGCAAGCGAGCTTGTTTGCTAAGTCGGTCGCAGGTGACTTTAATCCCATTCATGATATTGATGCTAAACGCTTTTGTGTGCCTGGCGATCTACTGTTCGCCATCTTATTAATGCATAACGGTTTACGCTCGCACATGGATTTTCGGTTTGCCGATATGGTGCCGGCCAATAAAACCTTACGCTTACCGGCGGCGCAAGACTGCATGCAGTTACTAGATACTAACGACAAGCTGATTTTACAAGCCGATGCAACTGGCGATATCACCCAAGAAACTCGCCAAATTGAGCAGTTTATTCGCCGTTATGTGGCATTTTCTGGGCTTAACTTTGTCCATATCATGGTGCCATTAATGCGTGAGCAGGGCGTGATGATTAATGCCGACCGACCCTTAGTCATTTATGAGCGCATGGGTTTTAGCTTATCGACGCTTGATTTTGACGATATTGAACTGACATTAGTCGATGCGCGCCTTAGTCATGAAGGTAAGCGCGGCCAAGTGGATATTGATTTTGCCATTCATGCCAATGGCGCCTTGATAGGTAAGGGCTATAAGCGTTTAGTCTTAAGCGGCTTAAGGCCTTTTGAAGAAGAAAGCGTAGCGGCCATGTGTGATGAATACGCCCTGCGTACCGCCAATTTTATGGTGAAGTAA
- a CDS encoding ATP-binding protein, producing MSSLNRIILIDTHLPGVVELALDGHTNICGTNASGKTTLQRLVPVFYGEYPSRVVPSTRDSFERWYLPNEASYIIYEYRKSDNQLYQAILSSAGDGKGVNYRFVATGFELEDYIKQRQGNEVICYPASELGRQYKRLQVATTNLLNTREYRAIIQNDRALLSTGTNRQELRAYARQFALCDPEFSLRHIEKLAKAVHSKEGKMETVKSMVAAILEEDGVNPPSSRLNPQRVEAWIRESQLIAGFEQIRPEFDKLADEFEQLQGTEVRLASLHKGYRHDESLEVQRQDQAQLDSKATNIALKQLDEEWKDSRDELNLELSAAKGDINKFEDELDAIENQYQSFMDADIDAAKAALATLPQWRQDLQTLNDRHKLQTEQHQDIEAAYNARRSELGEQLNSELEKLHSQVDKSREQRDSQKELARAELEKLAQANRDAEQQGVARFNEQEYQLKLAMAAHQLKIDSVSYTEEEKMALAVLDERISLADEEQEVCAAKLERLSAQERKLRSERDRADDGLRLVSKRVNERLSQLDDIKHVLFPESHTLLEYLRREAPGWELGLGKIIAPELLHRTDLRPVRSSEANQEIFGLTFDLKSLDVPAYAASEQDLRLQLQQAQDALAAAQLAQQQAEDMLVSSNQALEAIGRELTQARANNQHSREELRRLLDEKRTLQAQVNAALSERKQQAGKQLTLLQAEIKQLISDKQAWLAQHHDDAMELKMEKTAFWQEIIGALELTLTQQQQQISHRREHAKSEQKACDSWYKSELKSRGVDEDQILQLKRDIKAIEAKMAGAEQGRSQVLRFDDWYQHSWRQRKPKLQTQLAEVKTSYTQLDQQLKAKTAEVKHKRGELEAAKRLSDNSQVEASENLTKLRSLLRKLADIKLPKNLEEAAGSIAERLRQGDELLLKRESLLSSVKQYVDHFDSVIVSKSGSSLAETWERARTEATLINDKGIRLLDYRKLVPALAQLLNVMVPQSITALREQGRIFGVDLTAYYDVLADIDRRIASQSARITREVGEELFLDGVSESAVRIRSRISELEFWPELEQFVKAFRQWQADGFSGLPAEDYVNSMRRALDIIGRSALTGGVAKLLEIELRLKEGNSDLIIRTDRQLNESSSHGMAYLILCKFLLAFTRLLRGDAEVTVHWPIDELGTLHHNNVKKIFDACENNNISVLGAFPNPESEVLNLFANRYIINKQTRKLQVVKPKVNPLADKLKALAAQEVV from the coding sequence ATGTCGAGCCTAAATCGTATTATTTTAATAGACACTCATTTGCCAGGTGTCGTAGAGCTGGCCCTTGATGGCCATACCAACATTTGTGGTACCAATGCTTCGGGTAAAACCACATTGCAGCGCCTAGTGCCGGTATTTTATGGTGAATACCCAAGCCGCGTTGTGCCATCAACTCGTGACAGCTTTGAGCGTTGGTATTTACCTAATGAAGCGAGCTACATCATTTATGAATATCGCAAGAGCGATAATCAGCTCTATCAAGCGATTTTATCCTCAGCCGGTGACGGCAAAGGGGTTAACTATCGCTTTGTGGCCACAGGTTTTGAGCTTGAAGATTATATTAAGCAGCGCCAAGGCAATGAAGTTATTTGCTACCCTGCCTCTGAGCTTGGGCGGCAATACAAGCGCTTGCAGGTAGCCACCACCAATTTACTCAATACCCGTGAATATCGCGCCATTATTCAAAACGATCGCGCGTTGTTAAGTACTGGCACTAATCGTCAAGAGCTGCGTGCTTATGCTCGCCAGTTTGCCTTGTGCGATCCTGAATTTTCCCTGCGCCATATTGAAAAACTCGCTAAAGCCGTGCATTCCAAAGAAGGCAAGATGGAAACCGTCAAGTCGATGGTAGCCGCGATTTTAGAAGAAGACGGCGTTAATCCGCCAAGCTCGCGCTTAAATCCGCAGCGCGTAGAAGCCTGGATCCGTGAAAGTCAGCTTATTGCGGGCTTTGAGCAAATTCGCCCTGAATTTGACAAGTTGGCCGATGAATTTGAGCAGTTGCAAGGCACTGAAGTGCGTCTAGCCAGCTTACATAAAGGCTATCGTCACGACGAAAGCTTGGAAGTGCAGCGACAAGATCAAGCGCAGCTCGATTCTAAAGCCACTAATATCGCGCTGAAACAGCTTGATGAAGAATGGAAAGACAGCCGCGATGAATTAAACCTTGAGCTCTCGGCGGCCAAAGGCGATATCAACAAGTTTGAAGATGAGTTAGATGCCATTGAAAATCAATATCAAAGCTTTATGGATGCAGATATTGATGCGGCTAAAGCGGCGTTAGCGACGTTGCCGCAGTGGCGCCAAGACTTACAAACCCTTAATGATAGACATAAGCTGCAAACCGAACAGCATCAAGACATAGAAGCCGCTTACAACGCCCGTCGCAGTGAATTAGGTGAGCAGTTAAATAGCGAATTAGAAAAGCTGCACAGCCAAGTCGATAAAAGCCGTGAGCAGCGCGATAGCCAAAAAGAATTGGCGCGCGCTGAACTGGAAAAGCTCGCCCAAGCTAACCGCGACGCTGAGCAGCAAGGCGTCGCGCGCTTTAACGAGCAAGAATATCAGCTCAAATTAGCCATGGCTGCTCATCAGTTAAAAATTGATAGCGTGAGCTATACCGAAGAAGAAAAGATGGCCTTGGCCGTGCTCGATGAGCGCATTAGTCTTGCCGATGAAGAGCAAGAAGTGTGCGCCGCTAAGCTTGAGCGTCTCAGCGCGCAGGAGCGTAAGCTCAGAAGTGAGCGCGATAGAGCCGATGATGGCCTGCGTTTAGTCAGTAAGCGCGTTAATGAACGCTTGTCTCAGCTTGATGACATTAAGCATGTGTTATTCCCTGAATCTCATACCTTACTTGAGTATTTGCGCCGTGAAGCGCCAGGCTGGGAGTTAGGCCTAGGTAAAATCATCGCCCCTGAATTATTGCATCGCACTGATTTGCGCCCTGTGCGTAGCAGTGAAGCTAATCAAGAAATCTTTGGTTTAACCTTTGATTTAAAAAGTTTAGATGTACCAGCTTACGCCGCCTCTGAACAAGATTTACGCCTGCAATTGCAGCAAGCGCAAGATGCACTCGCCGCCGCACAATTAGCCCAGCAGCAAGCTGAAGACATGCTGGTATCAAGCAATCAAGCCCTTGAGGCTATTGGTCGTGAGCTCACCCAAGCGCGGGCGAATAATCAGCATAGCCGTGAAGAGCTGCGCCGCTTATTAGATGAAAAACGCACGCTGCAAGCGCAAGTGAACGCTGCCTTAAGTGAGCGTAAACAGCAAGCCGGTAAGCAGCTTACCTTGCTGCAAGCTGAAATAAAGCAGCTGATTAGCGACAAGCAAGCTTGGTTGGCTCAGCATCATGATGATGCTATGGAGCTGAAAATGGAGAAAACCGCGTTCTGGCAAGAAATTATCGGCGCGCTGGAATTAACCTTAACTCAGCAACAACAACAAATTAGCCATAGACGCGAGCACGCCAAAAGCGAGCAAAAGGCGTGTGACAGCTGGTATAAGAGCGAGCTTAAATCCCGCGGTGTCGATGAAGACCAAATTCTGCAGCTCAAACGCGACATCAAAGCCATTGAAGCTAAGATGGCGGGGGCTGAGCAAGGTCGCAGCCAAGTATTGCGCTTTGATGATTGGTATCAACACAGTTGGCGCCAGCGTAAGCCTAAACTGCAAACCCAATTGGCCGAAGTTAAAACCAGTTATACGCAGTTAGATCAACAGCTAAAAGCTAAAACCGCCGAAGTTAAGCATAAGCGCGGCGAATTAGAAGCTGCCAAACGCCTATCGGATAATAGCCAAGTCGAAGCGTCAGAAAACTTAACTAAGCTGCGTTCGTTATTAAGAAAACTGGCGGATATTAAGTTACCTAAAAACCTTGAAGAAGCGGCCGGTAGCATTGCCGAGCGCCTGCGCCAAGGTGATGAGTTACTGCTTAAGCGTGAAAGCCTATTAAGCTCGGTAAAACAGTACGTTGATCACTTTGATAGCGTGATTGTTAGTAAATCTGGCTCAAGCTTAGCTGAAACTTGGGAGCGCGCGCGCACTGAGGCCACCCTCATCAACGACAAGGGCATTCGCTTACTGGATTACCGTAAATTGGTGCCAGCCTTGGCGCAGTTGCTTAATGTTATGGTGCCGCAATCTATTACGGCGCTGCGGGAACAAGGCCGAATTTTCGGTGTGGATTTAACGGCTTATTACGATGTGTTGGCCGATATTGACCGCCGCATTGCCAGTCAAAGCGCCCGCATTACCCGCGAAGTGGGTGAAGAGTTATTCCTAGATGGCGTGTCAGAATCGGCGGTGCGCATTCGCTCGCGCATCAGTGAATTAGAGTTCTGGCCCGAGCTTGAGCAGTTTGTGAAGGCGTTCCGTCAATGGCAAGCCGATGGCTTTAGCGGTCTGCCGGCTGAAGATTATGTCAACAGCATGCGCCGCGCGTTAGATATTATTGGCCGCAGCGCGCTGACGGGCGGCGTAGCTAAGTTGCTGGAAATTGAACTGCGCCTTAAAGAAGGTAATTCAGATTTGATTATCCGCACTGACCGTCAGCTTAATGAATCCTCAAGTCACGGCATGGCCTATTTGATTTTATGTAAGTTTTTGCTGGCCTTTACCCGCTTATTGCGCGGCGATGCCGAAGTGACTGTGCATTGGCCGATAGATGAGCTCGGCACCTTGCATCACAACAACGTCAAAAAAATCTTTGATGCCTGTGAAAACAACAACATTAGTGTGCTTGGCGCCTTCCCGAATCCTGAATCGGAAGTGCTTAATTTGTTTGCGAATCGCTACATTATCAATAAGCAGACCCGCAAGTTACAAGTCGTTAAACCTAAGGTGAATCCGCTGGCGGATAAGTTAAAAGCCTTAGCCGCACAAGAGGTGGTGTAA
- a CDS encoding phosphoenolpyruvate carboxylase: protein MSTNLHQAGVKLLKQLGRHSDVIMDVYLAGSLSDNQHDPAVIDKLQKAGILWRPEPQEPLRLKRTLRALLEEGLSDERNRQIDANAGSALATIKTLAEHYKEARHQLDFSAAEAYLNDLNEHVYSFTEGLRYAIRVLWSRINNEFGYVGTISAKIRENELAQSQVTELLNGLAMLHFDELATIAGDIRELRRLLVTSLQDQMSYCAQELSVVQGRLLELLGRFRQIQGRTRLLKGFLLHTDLHPDYRVENHVAHQQIANLFNRADAILAPAHVDVHNSLHETDLLEIVSKIKSISHLNLADKANAEPQLMSLGENDDFTVADDPLKLAVEQYFMAVIDSGVRQSALEYLQAQQLTWGSEAWLYQVICGYDGLADEYRQFFELEPIGDNHPVYTGNFIIHDVELWMA, encoded by the coding sequence ATGAGTACTAACTTGCATCAGGCTGGGGTCAAACTGCTAAAGCAGCTTGGCCGCCACAGTGATGTGATCATGGACGTGTATTTAGCAGGCTCCCTTAGCGACAATCAGCATGATCCTGCTGTAATAGATAAGCTGCAAAAGGCGGGGATTTTGTGGCGCCCAGAGCCGCAAGAACCACTGCGCCTAAAGCGCACTTTGCGTGCCTTGCTGGAAGAGGGCTTAAGTGATGAGCGCAATCGTCAAATCGATGCCAATGCGGGCTCAGCACTAGCTACCATTAAGACCTTGGCAGAGCACTATAAAGAAGCTCGCCATCAGCTGGATTTTAGCGCCGCAGAAGCCTATCTCAATGATTTAAATGAGCATGTGTATAGCTTTACCGAAGGCTTACGTTATGCCATTCGGGTATTGTGGAGCCGGATTAACAACGAGTTTGGTTATGTCGGTACTATTAGTGCCAAAATTCGTGAAAATGAATTAGCCCAAAGCCAAGTGACTGAATTACTTAATGGCTTAGCTATGCTGCATTTTGATGAGCTGGCGACGATAGCGGGTGATATTCGCGAGCTTAGGCGTTTATTGGTCACTAGCCTGCAAGATCAAATGAGTTACTGCGCGCAGGAACTGTCGGTCGTGCAAGGGCGCTTGCTTGAGCTACTTGGGCGTTTTCGTCAAATTCAGGGACGTACGCGATTACTCAAGGGCTTTTTGTTACACACGGATTTACATCCAGATTATCGGGTTGAAAATCATGTGGCTCACCAACAGATAGCCAATTTGTTTAATCGCGCCGATGCCATTTTAGCCCCAGCCCATGTGGATGTGCATAACAGCCTGCATGAAACCGATTTGCTTGAAATCGTCTCTAAAATCAAAAGTATTAGTCATTTAAACTTGGCTGATAAGGCGAACGCTGAGCCGCAATTAATGTCCCTTGGCGAAAATGATGATTTTACTGTGGCTGACGACCCGCTGAAACTCGCGGTTGAGCAATATTTCATGGCCGTGATTGATTCAGGTGTGCGCCAATCGGCGCTTGAATATCTGCAAGCGCAGCAGCTTACTTGGGGCAGTGAAGCGTGGTTATATCAAGTGATTTGTGGCTATGACGGCTTGGCCGATGAGTATCGCCAATTTTTCGAGCTTGAGCCAATAGGTGATAATCATCCTGTATATACAGGTAATTTTATCATTCACGATGTGGAGTTGTGGATGGCGTAA
- a CDS encoding TonB-dependent receptor, with translation MFAAKPLQLSVLTSALLLSFSSPLLADDDINVSEHITIFGQQNPLNKSPSSSHEITQAELDKFKYTDIMRTLATIPGIYIQEEDGYGLRPNIGMRGTGQNRSEKITVMEDGVLATPAPYASPEAYYFPTPGRMERIEAMKGGSTIKYGPRTTGGVINLISRSIPNEDMAGKIDVALGQDGFAKGHVYGGGQGEQVGAVAEVFRYQADGFRDINHVGGNTGFERNDALAKVSFNSDKSATYAQALQIKLKYSDETSNETYMGLTEADYNSAPFSRYSASQKDKMTTDHQQIQVNHVIEWSDTLNLASVAYYNKFHRNWYKTNKVNGKGLSSGGIDAAALFDSGLSPLSSMKVEVKANNRDYLSQGLQTQLNWDLEQHQSAFGVRYHEDQMERFQWVDNYQLTQEYQMTLAPSDAGVPGTDSNLLDSAKAWAFFAEDKMSFDKFAVTAGLRYEDITTQRQDWGKANPGRIGAPIKDISNSFDALLPALAVSYTITDEWLVFTGVQKGFAPAAPGNEAGEVEKSWNYELGTRFSQEAVTAEAVAFYSDYSNMHGNCTAAQGCADDNIGNQYNAGEVDVKGLEVSAGYELNADGQVSFPVKIAYTYTHTEFSNSFTSDFWGQVNAGDELPYLPTNQLYLGLGAQTDHWQVTLAGRYTSDMRTEAGQGSIASNELIAAKTVVDLSARYFITKQQEVYLQAENLLDETYMTTRIHGSIFSGKPRTVTLGYSYQF, from the coding sequence ATGTTTGCGGCAAAACCACTTCAATTGTCTGTATTAACCTCGGCATTACTGCTGAGCTTCTCATCACCCTTGCTGGCTGATGACGATATTAATGTGTCTGAACACATCACTATTTTTGGGCAACAGAACCCACTCAATAAGTCACCATCAAGTAGTCACGAGATAACCCAAGCTGAGTTAGATAAATTTAAATACACAGATATCATGCGTACCCTAGCGACTATTCCTGGCATTTATATTCAGGAAGAAGATGGTTATGGCCTGCGCCCCAATATTGGTATGCGCGGCACTGGGCAGAATCGCTCAGAAAAAATTACTGTCATGGAAGATGGCGTCTTAGCCACGCCCGCGCCTTACGCCTCACCTGAAGCTTATTATTTTCCAACGCCTGGGCGAATGGAGCGGATTGAAGCCATGAAAGGCGGCTCAACCATTAAGTACGGCCCGCGCACCACAGGCGGCGTGATTAACTTGATATCGCGCAGCATTCCCAATGAAGATATGGCCGGAAAAATTGATGTCGCCCTTGGCCAAGATGGCTTTGCCAAAGGCCATGTATATGGCGGCGGCCAAGGCGAGCAAGTGGGTGCTGTGGCTGAAGTGTTTCGCTATCAAGCCGATGGCTTTCGGGACATTAACCATGTCGGCGGTAACACCGGCTTTGAGCGTAATGATGCCTTAGCTAAAGTCAGTTTTAATAGCGACAAAAGCGCAACTTACGCCCAAGCCTTACAAATTAAACTTAAATATTCAGATGAAACCTCAAACGAAACTTATATGGGATTAACTGAGGCCGACTACAACAGCGCGCCATTTAGCCGCTATAGCGCCTCGCAAAAAGATAAGATGACCACAGATCATCAACAAATTCAGGTCAATCATGTGATTGAGTGGAGCGATACCCTTAATCTCGCCTCGGTTGCTTACTACAATAAGTTCCACCGCAACTGGTACAAAACCAACAAGGTCAATGGCAAAGGCTTAAGTAGCGGCGGCATAGACGCGGCGGCTTTGTTCGATTCAGGTCTGTCGCCATTAAGTAGCATGAAGGTTGAAGTTAAAGCCAATAATCGTGATTACTTGTCTCAAGGTCTGCAAACTCAGCTCAACTGGGACTTAGAGCAACATCAATCCGCCTTTGGCGTGCGCTACCATGAAGATCAAATGGAGCGCTTCCAGTGGGTCGATAATTATCAGTTAACCCAAGAATATCAAATGACCTTAGCGCCTAGTGATGCCGGCGTGCCGGGCACAGATTCTAACTTGCTCGATAGCGCTAAGGCTTGGGCGTTTTTCGCTGAAGATAAGATGAGCTTTGACAAGTTTGCTGTGACCGCAGGTTTACGTTATGAAGACATCACCACTCAGCGCCAAGATTGGGGTAAAGCCAACCCAGGGCGTATCGGCGCGCCAATTAAAGATATTAGTAATAGCTTTGATGCCTTACTGCCAGCCTTGGCTGTGAGTTACACCATCACAGATGAATGGCTAGTATTTACTGGGGTGCAAAAAGGCTTTGCGCCCGCAGCACCTGGCAATGAAGCTGGGGAAGTAGAAAAGAGCTGGAACTATGAGTTAGGCACGCGTTTCAGCCAAGAGGCAGTTACTGCCGAAGCCGTGGCCTTTTACAGTGATTACAGCAATATGCATGGTAACTGCACGGCCGCGCAGGGCTGCGCTGATGACAACATAGGTAATCAGTACAATGCTGGCGAAGTGGATGTTAAAGGCTTAGAAGTGAGCGCAGGCTATGAGCTTAATGCCGACGGACAAGTAAGCTTCCCAGTGAAGATTGCTTACACTTACACCCACACCGAATTTAGCAATAGCTTTACCTCTGACTTCTGGGGACAAGTGAATGCGGGTGATGAATTACCGTATTTACCTACCAATCAGTTGTATTTAGGCCTAGGCGCGCAAACCGATCACTGGCAAGTTACCCTTGCTGGGCGTTATACCAGTGATATGCGCACGGAAGCGGGGCAAGGTAGCATCGCCAGCAATGAGTTGATTGCCGCTAAAACTGTGGTCGATTTATCCGCGCGCTACTTTATTACCAAGCAGCAAGAAGTGTATCTGCAAGCTGAGAACTTATTGGATGAGACTTATATGACAACTCGCATTCATGGCTCGATTTTCTCAGGAAAACCTAGAACTGTGACTTTAGGTTATAGCTATCAGTTCTAA